The following are encoded together in the Dickeya lacustris genome:
- the recN gene encoding DNA repair protein RecN, producing the protein MLAQLTISNFAIVRELEIDFQAGMSVITGETGAGKSIAIDALGLCLGNRSDANMVRPGASRADLCARFSVSDTPAALRWLEHNQLDDSNECLLRRVISADGRSRAFINGTAVPLSQLRELGQHLIQVHGQHAHQLLLKSDYQRHLLDAYADEPQLLASMRQAWLQWHRSCQALTQHQQASIEREARRELLQYQLKELNEFAPQAGEYEQIDAEYKRLANSGQRLSLSQHALQLLSESEDHNLLSMLHSAKHQLTELITLDEKLSGVLTMLEEASIQISEASDELRHYCDRMELDPIRLYELEQRLSRQLMLSRKHHVSAQELPAFHQQLLDEQRQLEQQDSDHDALNLAVEEHYKQACHIAAQLHQRRCQHAEELAHLITTHMHDLAMPHGHFTIDVTLNPNTLAAHGADHIEFRVTTNPGQPHQPLARVASGGELSRIALIIQVIAARKMETPALIFDEVDVGISGPTAAIVGKMLRQLGLSTQVMCVTHLPQVAGCGHHHYFVSKHTDGEVTETLMQLLGKRERLQELARLLGGSAVTKNTLANARELLAA; encoded by the coding sequence ATGCTGGCGCAACTCACAATCAGTAACTTCGCCATTGTACGCGAACTGGAAATTGATTTTCAGGCAGGGATGAGCGTCATTACCGGGGAAACCGGAGCGGGTAAATCCATTGCGATTGATGCCCTGGGGCTTTGCCTTGGCAACCGCTCCGATGCCAACATGGTGCGTCCTGGCGCGTCCAGGGCCGATCTTTGCGCTCGCTTTTCGGTGTCTGATACACCAGCAGCGTTACGTTGGCTGGAGCACAACCAGCTTGATGACAGCAATGAGTGCCTGCTGCGGCGTGTGATCAGCGCCGATGGCCGCTCACGTGCGTTTATCAATGGCACGGCGGTTCCGTTATCACAGCTACGTGAGTTAGGTCAGCACCTTATTCAGGTGCATGGGCAACACGCACACCAATTGCTATTAAAATCAGATTATCAGCGTCACCTGCTTGATGCTTATGCCGATGAGCCGCAATTGCTGGCCAGCATGCGTCAAGCCTGGCTGCAATGGCACCGTAGTTGCCAGGCGCTGACACAGCACCAGCAAGCCAGCATCGAGCGAGAAGCGCGCAGAGAATTGCTGCAATATCAACTCAAAGAGTTGAATGAATTCGCCCCGCAAGCCGGAGAATACGAACAAATTGATGCCGAATATAAACGGCTTGCAAATAGCGGCCAGCGCTTGTCTCTCAGCCAACATGCGTTACAGCTTCTTAGCGAAAGCGAAGACCATAACTTGCTCAGTATGCTGCACAGCGCAAAACACCAGCTCACCGAACTCATAACCCTGGATGAGAAACTCTCAGGGGTACTCACTATGCTTGAAGAGGCCAGTATCCAGATTAGTGAAGCCAGTGATGAGCTACGCCATTATTGTGACAGGATGGAGCTTGATCCTATTCGCCTGTATGAGTTAGAGCAGCGTCTGTCACGCCAACTGATGTTGTCACGTAAACACCATGTTAGCGCACAAGAACTCCCTGCATTCCATCAGCAATTGCTTGATGAGCAGCGCCAGTTGGAACAACAAGACAGCGACCATGACGCTCTCAATCTCGCCGTCGAAGAGCATTACAAACAGGCATGCCATATCGCCGCGCAGTTACACCAACGCCGCTGTCAACATGCAGAAGAATTGGCCCACTTAATTACAACGCATATGCACGATCTGGCAATGCCACATGGCCATTTTACAATTGATGTCACGTTAAACCCGAACACGCTGGCCGCTCATGGAGCCGACCACATCGAATTCCGAGTCACCACGAATCCAGGCCAACCCCATCAACCCTTGGCCAGGGTAGCCTCGGGTGGTGAGTTATCTCGAATCGCGCTCATTATTCAGGTTATCGCAGCAAGAAAAATGGAAACACCCGCGCTGATTTTTGATGAAGTCGATGTGGGCATCAGTGGGCCAACTGCTGCCATCGTGGGCAAAATGCTGCGTCAGCTCGGCCTCTCCACTCAGGTCATGTGCGTCACACATTTGCCGCAAGTGGCTGGATGCGGCCATCACCATTATTTCGTCAGTAAGCACACCGATGGCGAAGTCACTGAAACCCTCATGCAGTTACTTGGAAAACGTGAACGGCTACAAGAACTCGCACGATTACTTGGTGGGTCTGCCGTAACAAAAAATACGCTGGCTAATGCCAGAGAGCTATTAGCGGCATAG
- the bamE gene encoding outer membrane protein assembly factor BamE, which yields MRCKTLTVVATVVVVMLTAGCSTLERVVYRPDINQGNYLASADVAKIHSGMTKQQVIYTLGTPMMQDPFGSDTWYYVFRQQPGHEVAKQQTLTLTFNSQGLLTHIDNKPALQTQ from the coding sequence ATGCGCTGTAAAACGCTGACTGTCGTCGCCACGGTGGTTGTTGTCATGTTGACTGCCGGTTGCTCCACCCTTGAACGGGTTGTCTATCGGCCAGACATCAATCAGGGGAACTATCTAGCATCCGCTGATGTTGCCAAAATTCACAGTGGAATGACCAAACAGCAGGTCATATACACGCTGGGCACACCAATGATGCAAGACCCATTCGGCTCTGACACCTGGTATTACGTTTTCCGCCAGCAACCTGGGCACGAAGTCGCTAAACAGCAGACGCTGACCCTGACATTCAACTCACAGGGCCTTCTTACCCATATTGACAATAAACCCGCACTACAGACTCAGTAA